The following are from one region of the Zonotrichia leucophrys gambelii isolate GWCS_2022_RI chromosome 1A, RI_Zleu_2.0, whole genome shotgun sequence genome:
- the IL22 gene encoding interleukin-22 codes for MASLHASASSFPGWLLFCCCCCLPLLTSSLPLKGAPGAHHACRLRKVHFQQPYIRNRTYTLAKTASASDKDTDNRLIGQQLFANIRENNRCYMMKSVVELVVKDVLLTEVKSQYPNVEEVAQFLASLTSELSSCQFSGKGDHIEKNLEQMKNKMEQLGENGKTKAIGELDLLFDYMENACTDAPKKGGNKKKN; via the exons ATGGCCTCCCTGCACGCCTcagccagcagcttcccaggatggcttctcttctgctgctgttgctgcctcCCTCTTCTCACCAGCTCTCTGCCTCTGAAAGGGGCTCCCGGTGCCCATCATGCCTGCAGGCTCAGGAAGGTCCACTTCCAGCAGCCCTACATCAGGAATCGCACCTACACCTTGGCCAAAACG gCCAGCGCCTCAGACAAGGACACGGACAACAGATTGATTGGGCAGCAGCTCTTTGCTAACATCAGG GAAAACAACCGCTGCTACATGATGAAGAGCGTTGTGGAGCTCGTAGTAAAAGATGTTCTCCTCACTGAAGTCAAGAGCCAGTACCCTAATGTTGAGGAGGTGGCACAGTTCTTGGCATCCCTgacctcagagctcagcagctgt caATTCTCAGGAAAGGGGGACCACATTGAAAAGAACCTGGAACAAATGAAGAACAAAATGGAACAG TtgggagaaaatggaaagactAAAGCCATTGGAGAGCTGGATTTACTGTTTGACTACATGGAAAATGCCTGTACTGATGCCCCAAAGAAGGGAgggaacaagaagaaaaattga
- the MDM1 gene encoding nuclear protein MDM1 isoform X2: MPVRFRGLSEYKRNFKWRSPEFCSPSQQQKSLWAGLRSDQFGITREPKFISKRRVPYRNPQISKSLEWPADCDLNDQLETEAAELHTDHNNDNGNQEKLETPEGPTLPPEVQSHVVDSGGEVALALLENNMKKSPSEAPPNQNEAFSSPKKESEKMGNGFHRALQRKADVNIPRNSEYQSQFVWKSPNEKSPILAAEQLICNTKTSIPPVKPLAITSEAAYERNSKGSPPVKSLQERDGPEEKEFLSKREEPFQKPAEDATKQGKSEQKHPKQNNKQHISPKPLTLHTSRGKMNTEYRSKFLSPAQYFYKDGVWSRIKSKAHNQVRELRERAKAYRQRVEGTHFSRYHFNQILSDNNSLWDVSSTSSSEEGISNNIRALDLAGVSEKETAASPEVLQQPGSREQAHQDSTKKDMSDALTVPVKRRLAWDEPEGTEEREDQQSAEEKEEEKSDEQAAVMAQQLAENNKDAEEDTKTEGENALVLNTSAAVSDSSVSSRRGSKHPTLKLRALAGTPRTHHNHTTPAVGGTVLVSAPKFKSSSSPQRRQNLATNPTKAESFQPDVRMEATSLFNSAPAGLGTVDPLPLRQDQWPPNRVADEQVPLASAHQEQSKSAKSHSVPYWSLSHRIQGTLKDPEFQHNGNLGNPKVRTLQLPLRERNCNDEDDRLSQISARSAASSSLASQILERAQKRKDFWGKA, translated from the exons AACCAAAATTCATTTCCAAGAGAAGGGTACCTTACCGTAATCCACAGATTTCGAAGTCCCTTGAATGGCCAGCAGATTGTGATTTGAATGACCAGCTGGAGACTGAAGCTGCAGAGTTGCACACTGACCACAACAATGATAATGGGAATCAGGAAAAACTTGAAACACCAGAAGGACCCACACTCCCCCCAGAAGTTCAGTCACATGTGGTAGATTCTGGTGGTGAAGTAGCTCTTGCCCTTCTAGAGAACAACATGAAGAAATCACCCTCAGAAGCTCCACCAAAtcaaaatgaagcattttcatCTCCAAAAAAGGAATCAGAAAAAATGGGTAATGGG TTTCACAGAGCCCTTCAGAGGAAAGCAGATGTaaatattcccagaaattcTGAATATCAAAGCCAGTTTGTCTGGAAGAGTCCTAATGAAAAGTCACCAATACTTGCAGCTGAACAG CTGATTTGCAACACAAAGACATCCATACCTCCGGTTAAACCTCTTGCCATTACTTCTGAAGCTGCATATGAGAGAAATTCCAAGGGGTCTCCTCCTGTTAAGAGTCTACAAGAGAGAGATGGTccagaagagaaagaatttcTG AGTAAGAGGGAAGAACCGTTTCAAAAACCAGCAGAAGATGCAACAAAACAAGGGAAATCAGAACAGAAACATCCTAAACAAAATAATAAGCAACATATCAGTCCAAAGCCCCTCACTTTACATACGAGTCGTGG GAAGATGAACACTGAATATAGGTCAAAATTTTTGTCTCCAGCCCAGTATTTCTACAAAGATGGAGTTTGGTCTCGTATTAAGAGTAAAGCTCACAACCAG GTGAGAGAGCTTCGAGAAAGAGCAAAGGCTTACAGGCAACGAGTAGAGGGAACACACTTCTCCCGATACCATTTCAATCAGATCCTGTCTGATAATAACAGTCTTTGGGATGTGTCCTCAACTTCCAGTTCAGAAGAAGGGATCAGCAACAACATCAGAGCACTAGATCTTGCTGG TGTTTCTGAAAAGGAGACTGCAGCAAGCCCTGAAGTGCTacagcagcctggctccagagagCAAGCTCACCAGGACAGCACAAAGAAAGACATGTCAGATGCTTTAACTGTTCCAGTCAAAAGACGTTTAGCTTGGGATGAACCAGAAGGTACTGAAGAAAGGGAAGATCAACAATcagcagaagagaaagaggaagaaaagtcaGATGAACAGGCTGCAGTCATGGCCCAGCAATTAGCAGAAAACAATAAGGATGCTGAAGAAGATACAAAAACTGAAGG tgagaatGCCTTAGTATTGAACACTTCTGCAGCTGTGTCAGATTCTTCTGTATCTTCAAGGAGAGGCAGCAAGCACCCTACTCTGAAGCTGAGAGCTCTTGCAGGAACCCCAAGGACTCATCATAATCACACTACCCCAGCTGTTG GAGGTACTGTTCTAGTGTCTGCTCCAAAGTTCAAGTCTTCATCTTCACCTCAGAGAAGGCAAAACTTAGCAACAAACCCTACCAAAGCAGAGTCCTTCCAG CCTGATGTGAGAATGGAAGCCACTTCACTCTTTAACTCTgcacctgctgggctgggaactgTGGATCCTCTGCCACTTAGGCAGGATCAGTGGCCTCCTAACAGGGTTGCTGATGAGCAAGTTCCTCTTGCTTCAGCCCATCAAGAGCAGTCAAAGTCAGCAAAAAGCCACTCTGTGCCTTACTGGAGTCTCTCTCATCGTATTCAAGGGACTCTTAAGGATCCAGAATTCCAGCATAAtg GGAATCTTGGCAACCCAAAAGTGAGAACTTTACAATTGCCCCTTCGGGAAAGAAACTGTAATGATGAAG ACGACAGGCTGTCTCAGATTTCTGCTCGCTCGGCAGCATCTAGTTCTCTTGCGTCTCAGATCCTGGAACGAGCTCAGAAGAGGAAGGATTTCTGGGGCAAGGCGTAG
- the MDM1 gene encoding nuclear protein MDM1 isoform X1: protein MPVRFRGLSEYKRNFKWRSPEFCSPSQQQKSLWAGLRSDQFGITREPKFISKRRVPYRNPQISKSLEWPADCDLNDQLETEAAELHTDHNNDNGNQEKLETPEGPTLPPEVQSHVVDSGGEVALALLENNMKKSPSEAPPNQNEAFSSPKKESEKMGNGFHRALQRKADVNIPRNSEYQSQFVWKSPNEKSPILAAEQLICNTKTSIPPVKPLAITSEAAYERNSKGSPPVKSLQERDGPEEKEFLSKREEPFQKPAEDATKQGKSEQKHPKQNNKQHISPKPLTLHTSRGKMNTEYRSKFLSPAQYFYKDGVWSRIKSKAHNQASQNTLNSMWYMEVRELRERAKAYRQRVEGTHFSRYHFNQILSDNNSLWDVSSTSSSEEGISNNIRALDLAGVSEKETAASPEVLQQPGSREQAHQDSTKKDMSDALTVPVKRRLAWDEPEGTEEREDQQSAEEKEEEKSDEQAAVMAQQLAENNKDAEEDTKTEGENALVLNTSAAVSDSSVSSRRGSKHPTLKLRALAGTPRTHHNHTTPAVGGTVLVSAPKFKSSSSPQRRQNLATNPTKAESFQPDVRMEATSLFNSAPAGLGTVDPLPLRQDQWPPNRVADEQVPLASAHQEQSKSAKSHSVPYWSLSHRIQGTLKDPEFQHNGNLGNPKVRTLQLPLRERNCNDEDDRLSQISARSAASSSLASQILERAQKRKDFWGKA from the exons AACCAAAATTCATTTCCAAGAGAAGGGTACCTTACCGTAATCCACAGATTTCGAAGTCCCTTGAATGGCCAGCAGATTGTGATTTGAATGACCAGCTGGAGACTGAAGCTGCAGAGTTGCACACTGACCACAACAATGATAATGGGAATCAGGAAAAACTTGAAACACCAGAAGGACCCACACTCCCCCCAGAAGTTCAGTCACATGTGGTAGATTCTGGTGGTGAAGTAGCTCTTGCCCTTCTAGAGAACAACATGAAGAAATCACCCTCAGAAGCTCCACCAAAtcaaaatgaagcattttcatCTCCAAAAAAGGAATCAGAAAAAATGGGTAATGGG TTTCACAGAGCCCTTCAGAGGAAAGCAGATGTaaatattcccagaaattcTGAATATCAAAGCCAGTTTGTCTGGAAGAGTCCTAATGAAAAGTCACCAATACTTGCAGCTGAACAG CTGATTTGCAACACAAAGACATCCATACCTCCGGTTAAACCTCTTGCCATTACTTCTGAAGCTGCATATGAGAGAAATTCCAAGGGGTCTCCTCCTGTTAAGAGTCTACAAGAGAGAGATGGTccagaagagaaagaatttcTG AGTAAGAGGGAAGAACCGTTTCAAAAACCAGCAGAAGATGCAACAAAACAAGGGAAATCAGAACAGAAACATCCTAAACAAAATAATAAGCAACATATCAGTCCAAAGCCCCTCACTTTACATACGAGTCGTGG GAAGATGAACACTGAATATAGGTCAAAATTTTTGTCTCCAGCCCAGTATTTCTACAAAGATGGAGTTTGGTCTCGTATTAAGAGTAAAGCTCACAACCAG GCATCTCAAAACACCCTAAATTCCATGTGGTATATGGAG GTGAGAGAGCTTCGAGAAAGAGCAAAGGCTTACAGGCAACGAGTAGAGGGAACACACTTCTCCCGATACCATTTCAATCAGATCCTGTCTGATAATAACAGTCTTTGGGATGTGTCCTCAACTTCCAGTTCAGAAGAAGGGATCAGCAACAACATCAGAGCACTAGATCTTGCTGG TGTTTCTGAAAAGGAGACTGCAGCAAGCCCTGAAGTGCTacagcagcctggctccagagagCAAGCTCACCAGGACAGCACAAAGAAAGACATGTCAGATGCTTTAACTGTTCCAGTCAAAAGACGTTTAGCTTGGGATGAACCAGAAGGTACTGAAGAAAGGGAAGATCAACAATcagcagaagagaaagaggaagaaaagtcaGATGAACAGGCTGCAGTCATGGCCCAGCAATTAGCAGAAAACAATAAGGATGCTGAAGAAGATACAAAAACTGAAGG tgagaatGCCTTAGTATTGAACACTTCTGCAGCTGTGTCAGATTCTTCTGTATCTTCAAGGAGAGGCAGCAAGCACCCTACTCTGAAGCTGAGAGCTCTTGCAGGAACCCCAAGGACTCATCATAATCACACTACCCCAGCTGTTG GAGGTACTGTTCTAGTGTCTGCTCCAAAGTTCAAGTCTTCATCTTCACCTCAGAGAAGGCAAAACTTAGCAACAAACCCTACCAAAGCAGAGTCCTTCCAG CCTGATGTGAGAATGGAAGCCACTTCACTCTTTAACTCTgcacctgctgggctgggaactgTGGATCCTCTGCCACTTAGGCAGGATCAGTGGCCTCCTAACAGGGTTGCTGATGAGCAAGTTCCTCTTGCTTCAGCCCATCAAGAGCAGTCAAAGTCAGCAAAAAGCCACTCTGTGCCTTACTGGAGTCTCTCTCATCGTATTCAAGGGACTCTTAAGGATCCAGAATTCCAGCATAAtg GGAATCTTGGCAACCCAAAAGTGAGAACTTTACAATTGCCCCTTCGGGAAAGAAACTGTAATGATGAAG ACGACAGGCTGTCTCAGATTTCTGCTCGCTCGGCAGCATCTAGTTCTCTTGCGTCTCAGATCCTGGAACGAGCTCAGAAGAGGAAGGATTTCTGGGGCAAGGCGTAG